The Pyxidicoccus xibeiensis genome includes a region encoding these proteins:
- a CDS encoding DUF1801 domain-containing protein, which yields MTNRNEEVDQFMAKLEHPLKAEIELVRSSILDASKDITEHIKWNAPSFCFKGDDRVTMRLQPKGRLQLIFHRGVKVKDSKGFTFEDSSGLLEWAAPDRGVLTLQDMKDVKAKKAALVKVVKQWMKSTSD from the coding sequence ATGACGAACCGGAACGAAGAAGTCGACCAGTTCATGGCGAAGCTCGAGCACCCCCTGAAGGCGGAAATCGAGCTGGTGCGCTCCTCCATCCTGGACGCCAGCAAGGACATCACCGAGCACATCAAGTGGAACGCCCCCAGCTTCTGCTTCAAGGGGGATGACCGGGTGACGATGCGGCTACAGCCCAAGGGGCGGCTCCAGCTCATCTTCCACCGGGGCGTCAAGGTGAAGGACAGCAAGGGCTTCACGTTCGAGGACAGCTCGGGCCTGCTGGAGTGGGCGGCCCCCGACCGGGGCGTGCTGACGCTTCAGGACATGAAGGACGTGAAGGCGAAGAAGGCGGCGCTGGTGAAGGTCGTGAAGCAGTGGATGAAGTCGACCAGCGACTGA
- a CDS encoding serine hydrolase domain-containing protein — MTAPPFALGALVAACSLLFGCAGASSHARPSPGPSPEAVDALFAAYEGPEHPGAGVIVLHDGQVALRRTYGLAHLGERAPVTPESSFRLASLTKQFTAMAILLLAEEGKLGLDDRVVDVLPGFPAYLREVRIRQLLQHTSGIWDYEDFVTATHPVQVKDRDVLELLSRKDRTYFPPGSAERYSNSAYAVLALVVEQVSGKSFAGFLRERVFTPAGMAATVAHEEGVSTVAKRAYGYAPGPEGFLPRDQSPTSAVLGDGGIYTSVVDLAAWDWALDTHALVGAQAQRLAWTPVTLPDGTTGRYGFGWFVDDDGGRRRLSHHGETCGFTNAILKYPDQRLTVIVLTNRAGGEPWRLAQQVADLWLGGATKEGRPATAADRPWPFESMPNAH; from the coding sequence ATGACCGCCCCCCCGTTCGCCCTTGGCGCGCTGGTTGCCGCCTGCTCGCTGCTGTTCGGCTGTGCCGGTGCCTCGTCGCATGCCAGGCCCTCCCCCGGCCCGAGCCCGGAGGCGGTGGATGCGCTCTTCGCCGCCTATGAGGGGCCAGAGCATCCTGGCGCGGGCGTCATCGTGCTTCACGACGGGCAGGTCGCGCTCCGCCGCACCTATGGTCTGGCCCACCTGGGCGAGCGAGCGCCCGTCACGCCCGAGAGCAGCTTCCGCCTCGCCTCGCTCACCAAGCAGTTCACGGCCATGGCCATCCTGCTCCTCGCGGAGGAGGGCAAGCTGGGACTGGATGACCGCGTGGTGGACGTGCTCCCCGGGTTCCCCGCGTACCTGCGCGAGGTCCGCATCCGCCAGCTCCTCCAGCACACCTCGGGCATCTGGGACTACGAGGACTTCGTCACCGCCACCCACCCGGTGCAGGTGAAGGACCGCGACGTGCTGGAGCTCCTGTCCCGCAAGGACCGCACGTACTTCCCGCCCGGCAGCGCCGAGCGCTACAGCAACTCCGCCTACGCGGTGCTGGCGCTCGTCGTGGAGCAGGTCAGCGGGAAGTCCTTCGCCGGGTTCCTGCGCGAGCGTGTCTTCACTCCGGCCGGCATGGCGGCGACGGTGGCCCACGAGGAGGGCGTGTCCACGGTGGCGAAGCGCGCGTACGGCTACGCGCCGGGCCCGGAGGGCTTCCTCCCCAGGGACCAGAGCCCCACCAGCGCGGTGCTGGGCGATGGCGGCATCTACACGTCCGTGGTGGACCTGGCGGCGTGGGACTGGGCCCTGGACACGCACGCGCTCGTCGGCGCCCAGGCGCAGCGGCTCGCGTGGACGCCGGTCACGCTTCCGGATGGCACCACCGGGCGCTACGGCTTCGGGTGGTTCGTCGATGACGACGGGGGCAGGCGGCGGCTGTCACACCACGGCGAGACGTGTGGCTTCACCAACGCCATCCTGAAGTACCCGGACCAGCGCCTCACGGTCATCGTCCTGACCAACCGAGCGGGCGGGGAGCCCTGGCGGCTCGCGCAGCAGGTCGCGGACCTGTGGCTGGGCGGCGCAACGAAGGAGGGACGGCCAGCCACTGCCGCGGACCGCCCCTGGCCCTTCGAATCCATGCCCAACGCGCACTAG